In the genome of Cryptomeria japonica chromosome 8, Sugi_1.0, whole genome shotgun sequence, one region contains:
- the LOC131038413 gene encoding protein NRT1/ PTR FAMILY 5.10: MYEGLMEQAKAMEESRSSDDFVADGSLDLRGHPVIRGRTGTWRASFFIIGVEIAERFAYAGILSNLVTYLTTVLHESTAAAASNVNIWSGVASMLPFLGAFIADSYLGRYWTILVASLVYLLGLILVTLSASLKSLKASQSRIGFFFFSLYLVALGQGGHKPCLQAFGADQFDDEDPKEKKHKSSFFNWWYFGICLGTLAGVTVLMYIQDNVGWGVGFGIPAITMAMTLIVFLCGTRFYRNKLPSGSPLTRIIHVFVAAFLKRKSPIPSREPNQSIFIQEEEVLKAGSRRQLLQTNHFRFLDKATVEDDLDFEGKAKRNWRLCTVQQVEEVKLLLGMSPIWMGCLMFGVVFAQSSTFFTKQGNTMDRKLGRNFKIPPASLQAFIDISILLLVPVYDRFFVPIARRLITGNERGITLLQRIGTGMFVSAISMIVAAVIEIKRLKVAKDNGLVDVPSATIPVSIFWLLPQYILFGTADVFTMVGMQEFFYDQMPDTMKSLGIAVYLSVLGVGSFLSSILISIIEKVTCRKDQCWFANNVNKAHLDYFYWLLASLSVLNLGMFIALASCYKYKNAACPDTEKTCSEKRLLANEL; the protein is encoded by the exons ATGTATGAAGGATTGATGGAGCAAGCAAAGGCAATGGAGGAGTCTCGCTCATCAGATGATTTCGTTGCAGATGGATCACTTGATCTACGTGGCCACCCAGTTATCAGGGGTCGAACTGGAACATGGAGGGCATCCTTTTTCATAATTG gGGTGGAGATTGCAGAGAGGTTTGCTTATGCTGGCATACTGTCAAATTTGGTGACTTATCTCACAACTGTTCTGCATGAAAGTACTGCTGCTGCTGCAAGCAATGTGAACATATGGTCAGGGGTGGCATCCATGTTGCCTTTTTTGGGAGCTTTTATTGCAGATTCATATTTGGGTCGGTACTGGACGATCCTTGTTGCTTCACTCGTCTATTTGCTT GGTTTAATCCTGGTGACTCTGTCAGCCTCTCTCAAGAGTCTCAAAGCATCACAATCCAGAATTGGTTTTTTTTTCTTCTCACTTTATTTGGTTGCACTGGGGCAAGGGGGTCACAAGCCATGCCTACAGGCCTTTGGTGCAGACCAATTTGATGATGAGGACCCAAAAGAGAAGAAGCACAAAAGTTCATTCTTTAACtggtggtattttggtatttgcTTGGGAACTCTTGCAGGAGTAACTGTGCTTATGTACATCCAAGATAATGTCGGATGGGGTGTGGGATTTGGCATTCCTGCGATTACCATGGCAATGACACTTATTGTGTTCTTGTGTGGGACTAGGTTTTACCGAAACAAACTGCCTAGTGGAAGCCCTCTCACTCGAATCATCCATGTGTTTGTTGCAGCATTCTTGAAACGGAAAAGTCCCATTCCTAGCCGAGAACCAAATCAATCAATTTTTATTCAAGAGGAAGAGGTTCTGAAGGCAGGGTCAAGAAGACAACTCTTGCAAACAAATCACTTTAG GTTTCTTGACAAAGCAACAGTTgaagatgatttagattttgagggcAAGGCAAAACGCAATTGGAGACTTTGCACAGTCCAACAGGTTGAAGAGGTGAAACTTCTCCTAGGCATGTCACCTATTTGGATGGGATGCTTGATGTTTGGTGTTGTGTTTGCACAGTCCTCAACTTTTTTCACAAAACAGGGCAATACAATGGATAGAAAGTTGGGGCGAAATTTTAAGATCCCTCCTGCAAGTCTGCAAGCTTTTATTGACATATCTATTCTTCTACTGGTCCCTGTATATGACCGCTTCTTTGTTCCCATTGCAAGAAGGCTAATAACAGGGAATGAGAGAGGTATAACACTGCTCCAAAGGATAGGCACCGGTATGTTTGTTTCTGCAATTTCAATGATTGTCGCTGCAGTGATAGAAATTAAAAGGCTCAAGGTAGCGAAGGATAATGGACTGGTAGACGTGCCCTCTGCAACAATCCCAGTGAGCATTTTTTGGCTACTTCCACAATATATACTTTTTGGCACAGCTGATGTGTTTACAATGGTAGGAATGCAAGAGTTCTTTTATGATCAGATGCCAGACACAATGAAAAGCTTGGGTATTGCTGTCTATTTGAGTGTTTTAGGAGTTGGTAGTTTCTTGAGTAGTATCCTAATTTCAATCATTGAGAAGGTTACTTGCAGAAAGGATCAATGCTGGTTTGCAAATAATGTGAACAAAGCTCATTTAGATTACTTTTATTGGCTTCTAGCCTCTTTGAGTGTACTCAACCTGGGCATGTTCATCGCCTTAGCCAGCTGCTACAAGTACAAAAATGCTGCATGTCCTGACACAGAAAAAACTTGCTCAGAAAAGAGACTTCTTGCTAATGAATTATGA